One genomic segment of Pseudomonas chlororaphis subsp. aurantiaca includes these proteins:
- a CDS encoding ABC transporter permease, with amino-acid sequence MNTLAITPQSAGGSPLRRFSNLLYRRPNLYLALLLVPPLLWFGAIYLGSLLILLWQGFYTFDDFTMAVTPDLTLANFAALFQPSNFDIILRTLSMAIAVSLASAVVAFPIAYYMARYTSGKTKAFFYIAVMLPMWASYIVKAYAWTLLLAKGGVAQWFVQHLGLEPLLQFILGIPGVGGSTLSTSHLGRFMVFVYIWLPFMILPIQASLERLPPSLLQASADLGAKPRQTFMQVILPLSVPGIAAGSIFTFSLTLGDFIVPQLVGPPGYFVGSMVYAQQGAIGNMPMAAAFTLVPIVLIAIYLSIVKRLGAFDAL; translated from the coding sequence ATGAACACCCTGGCGATCACTCCCCAAAGCGCCGGCGGCTCGCCGTTGCGGCGCTTTTCCAACCTGCTGTACCGACGGCCGAACCTGTACCTGGCGCTGCTGCTGGTGCCACCGCTGCTCTGGTTCGGCGCGATCTACCTGGGTTCCTTGCTGATCCTGCTCTGGCAAGGCTTCTACACCTTCGACGACTTCACCATGGCGGTCACCCCGGACCTGACCCTGGCCAACTTCGCCGCGCTATTCCAGCCGTCGAACTTCGACATCATCCTGCGCACCCTGAGCATGGCCATCGCCGTCTCGCTCGCCAGCGCCGTGGTCGCCTTCCCCATCGCCTACTACATGGCACGCTACACCAGCGGCAAGACCAAGGCGTTCTTCTATATCGCGGTGATGCTGCCGATGTGGGCCAGCTACATCGTCAAGGCCTACGCCTGGACCCTGCTGCTGGCCAAGGGCGGCGTGGCCCAGTGGTTCGTCCAGCACCTGGGGCTGGAGCCGCTGTTGCAGTTCATCCTGGGGATTCCCGGGGTCGGCGGCAGCACCCTGTCGACCTCGCACCTGGGGCGCTTCATGGTGTTCGTCTACATCTGGCTGCCGTTCATGATCCTGCCGATCCAGGCGTCCCTGGAACGCCTGCCGCCGTCCTTGCTGCAAGCCTCCGCCGACCTCGGCGCCAAGCCGCGCCAGACCTTCATGCAGGTGATCCTGCCGCTGTCGGTGCCGGGCATCGCCGCCGGCTCGATTTTCACCTTCTCCCTGACCCTGGGCGACTTCATCGTGCCGCAACTGGTGGGCCCGCCCGGCTACTTCGTCGGCAGCATGGTCTACGCCCAGCAAGGGGCGATCGGCAACATGCCGATGGCCGCCGCCTTCACCCTGGTGCCGATCGTGCTGATCGCCATTTACCTGTCCATCGTCAAACGCCTGGGGGCCTTCGATGCGCTCTGA
- a CDS encoding ABC transporter ATP-binding protein, which produces MTLAVQFTNVSRQFGEVKAVDRVSIDIRDGEFFSMLGPSGSGKTTCLRLIAGFEQPSAGSIHIHGAEATGLPPYQRDVNTVFQDYALFPHMNVRDNVAYGLKVKGVAKAERLKLAEEALAMVALEGYGERKPVQLSGGQRQRVALARALVNRPRVLLLDEPLGALDLKLREQMQGELKKLQRQLGITFIFVTHDQTEALSMSDRVAVFNKGRIEQVDSPRNLYMKPATTFVAEFVGTSNVIRGELAERLSGSQRPFSIRPEHVRFAEGPLSSHEIEVSGLLHDIQYQGSATRYELQLDNGQTLSISQANNQWLDSSAQHQTGQRISARWAREAMIPLADTLASEV; this is translated from the coding sequence ATGACGCTTGCAGTCCAGTTCACCAACGTTTCCCGGCAGTTCGGCGAGGTGAAGGCCGTTGACCGGGTTTCCATCGATATCCGGGACGGCGAGTTCTTTTCCATGCTCGGCCCTTCCGGTTCGGGCAAGACCACCTGCCTGCGCCTGATCGCCGGTTTCGAACAGCCGAGCGCCGGCTCGATCCACATCCACGGGGCCGAAGCCACTGGGTTGCCGCCCTACCAGCGGGACGTCAATACCGTGTTCCAGGATTACGCGCTGTTCCCCCATATGAACGTGCGCGACAACGTGGCCTACGGCCTCAAAGTCAAAGGCGTCGCCAAGGCCGAGCGCCTCAAGCTCGCCGAAGAAGCCCTGGCCATGGTCGCCCTGGAAGGCTACGGCGAGCGCAAGCCGGTGCAGCTGTCCGGCGGCCAGCGCCAGCGCGTGGCACTGGCCCGGGCGCTGGTCAATCGGCCGCGAGTCCTGCTGCTGGACGAACCCCTGGGAGCGCTGGACCTGAAGCTGCGCGAACAGATGCAGGGCGAACTGAAGAAGCTCCAGCGCCAGCTCGGCATCACCTTCATCTTCGTCACCCATGACCAGACCGAAGCCCTGTCGATGTCCGACCGCGTGGCGGTGTTCAACAAGGGCCGCATCGAGCAGGTCGACAGCCCGCGCAACCTGTACATGAAGCCGGCCACCACCTTCGTCGCCGAGTTCGTCGGCACCTCCAACGTGATTCGCGGCGAGCTGGCCGAACGCCTGAGCGGCAGCCAGCGGCCCTTCTCGATCCGCCCGGAACACGTGCGTTTCGCCGAAGGCCCGCTGTCCAGCCACGAGATCGAAGTCAGCGGCCTGCTGCACGATATCCAGTACCAGGGCAGCGCCACCCGCTACGAGCTGCAACTGGACAACGGCCAGACCCTCAGTATCAGCCAGGCCAACAACCAATGGCTGGACAGCAGCGCCCAGCACCAGACCGGGCAACGCATCAGCGCGCGCTGGGCCCGCGAGGCGATGATCCCGCTGGCCGATACCCTGGCGAGCGAGGTGTGA
- the ydcS gene encoding putative ABC transporter substrate-binding protein YdcS has protein sequence MFVHKTALLSAITTALLASASLQAAEPLKAVGAGEGQLDIVAWPGYIERGESDKNYDWVTGFEKETGCKVNVKTAGTSDEMVSLMAKGGYDLVTASGDASLRLIVGKRVQPINTALIPNWKNLDPRLKDAPWYVVDKQTYGTPYQWGPNVLMYNTTVFKQAPTSWSVLFDAQNLPDGKSNKGRVQAYDGPIYIADAALYLKSAKPELGIQSPYELTEAQYKAVLDLLRAQQPLIHRYWHDTTVQMSDFKNEGVVAASSWPYQVNGLINEKQPIASTIPKEGATGWADTTMLHSEAKHPNCAYKWMDWSLTPKVQGDVAAWFGSLPAVPAACKESELLGAEGCKTNGFDQFDKIAFWKTPQAEGGKFVPYSRWTQDYIAIMGGR, from the coding sequence ATGTTCGTGCACAAGACCGCACTGCTCAGTGCAATCACTACCGCCCTGCTGGCCAGCGCCAGCCTCCAGGCCGCCGAACCGCTCAAGGCCGTCGGCGCCGGCGAAGGCCAGCTGGATATCGTGGCCTGGCCCGGCTACATCGAACGTGGCGAAAGCGACAAGAATTACGACTGGGTCACCGGCTTCGAGAAGGAGACCGGTTGCAAGGTCAACGTCAAGACCGCGGGCACCTCCGACGAGATGGTCAGCCTGATGGCCAAGGGCGGCTACGACCTGGTCACCGCGTCCGGCGACGCCTCCCTGCGACTGATCGTCGGCAAGCGCGTACAGCCGATCAACACCGCGCTGATTCCCAACTGGAAAAACCTCGATCCGCGCCTCAAGGACGCGCCCTGGTACGTGGTCGACAAGCAGACCTACGGTACGCCCTACCAGTGGGGCCCGAACGTGCTGATGTACAACACCACCGTCTTCAAGCAGGCGCCGACCAGCTGGAGCGTACTGTTCGACGCGCAGAACCTGCCGGACGGCAAATCCAACAAGGGCCGCGTGCAGGCCTATGACGGGCCGATCTACATCGCCGACGCCGCGCTGTACCTCAAGAGCGCGAAACCGGAACTGGGGATCCAGAGTCCTTATGAATTGACCGAAGCCCAGTACAAGGCGGTGCTCGACCTGCTGCGCGCCCAGCAGCCGCTGATCCACCGCTACTGGCACGACACCACGGTGCAGATGAGCGACTTCAAGAACGAAGGCGTGGTCGCCGCCAGTTCCTGGCCGTATCAGGTCAACGGCCTGATCAACGAGAAACAGCCGATCGCCTCGACCATTCCCAAGGAAGGGGCCACCGGCTGGGCCGACACCACCATGCTGCACAGCGAGGCCAAGCACCCCAACTGTGCCTACAAGTGGATGGACTGGTCGCTCACACCGAAGGTCCAGGGCGACGTCGCCGCCTGGTTCGGCTCGCTGCCGGCCGTACCGGCGGCCTGCAAGGAAAGCGAACTGCTGGGCGCCGAGGGTTGCAAGACCAACGGCTTCGACCAGTTCGACAAGATCGCCTTCTGGAAAACCCCGCAGGCCGAGGGCGGCAAGTTCGTGCCGTACAGCCGCTGGACCCAGGACTACATCGCAATCATGGGCGGTAGGTGA
- a CDS encoding gamma-aminobutyraldehyde dehydrogenase, whose amino-acid sequence MAIQEKRTRKMAGAQTPLSTALLIDGELVAGQGLVEPILNPATGEVLTQIAEASSEQVEGAILAAHRAFTDWSRTTPQQRSNILLAIADAVEKQADHLARLESLNCGKPLHLARQDDLGATVDVFRFFAGAVRCQTGQLAGEYLPGYTSMVRRDPIGVVASIAPWNYPIMMAAWKIAPALAAGNTLVFKPSEHTPLSILALAPTLAELLPRGVLNIVCGGGEGVGSHLVSHPKVRMVSLTGDIVTGQKILQAASKTLKRTHLELGGKAPVIVCNDADLQAVVEGVRNYGYYNAGQDCTAACRIYAQGGIHDRLVAELGAAVSSLRFAGKRDADNEIGPLISTRQRDRVASFVERALGQPHIERITGAAVHSGAGFYYQPTLLAGCRQQDEIVQREVFGPVVTVTRFDELAQAVEWANDSEYGLASSVWTQNLDKAMQVAARLQYGCTWINSHFMLASEMPHGGLKRSGYGKDLSSDSLQDYSVVRHIMARHGNDLE is encoded by the coding sequence ATGGCCATACAAGAAAAGAGAACCCGGAAAATGGCTGGCGCGCAGACTCCGTTGTCCACCGCTTTGTTGATCGATGGCGAATTGGTCGCCGGCCAGGGCCTTGTCGAGCCGATCCTCAACCCGGCCACCGGCGAAGTGCTGACCCAGATCGCCGAGGCCAGCAGCGAACAGGTGGAAGGCGCGATCCTCGCCGCCCACCGCGCCTTTACCGACTGGTCGCGAACCACGCCCCAGCAACGCTCGAACATCCTCCTGGCGATTGCCGATGCCGTGGAAAAGCAGGCCGACCACCTGGCCCGCCTGGAATCGCTGAATTGCGGCAAACCGCTGCACCTGGCGCGCCAGGATGATCTCGGCGCCACCGTCGACGTGTTCCGTTTTTTTGCCGGCGCGGTGCGCTGCCAGACCGGCCAGCTGGCCGGCGAGTACCTGCCGGGCTACACCAGCATGGTGCGGCGCGACCCTATAGGCGTAGTGGCGTCCATCGCGCCATGGAACTACCCGATCATGATGGCCGCCTGGAAGATCGCCCCGGCCCTGGCCGCCGGCAATACCCTGGTGTTCAAGCCGTCGGAGCACACCCCACTGTCGATCCTGGCCCTGGCGCCGACCCTGGCCGAGTTGCTGCCGCGCGGCGTGCTGAACATTGTCTGCGGCGGTGGCGAAGGCGTCGGCAGCCACCTGGTCAGCCATCCCAAGGTGCGCATGGTGTCGCTGACCGGCGATATCGTCACCGGGCAGAAGATCCTCCAGGCCGCCTCGAAAACCCTGAAACGCACGCACCTGGAACTGGGCGGCAAGGCCCCGGTGATCGTCTGCAACGATGCCGACCTGCAGGCCGTGGTCGAAGGCGTGCGCAACTACGGCTACTACAACGCCGGCCAGGACTGCACCGCGGCCTGTCGGATCTACGCCCAGGGTGGGATCCATGACCGCCTGGTAGCCGAGCTGGGCGCCGCCGTGAGCAGCCTGCGGTTCGCCGGCAAGCGCGATGCCGACAACGAGATCGGTCCGCTGATCAGCACCCGCCAGCGCGACCGCGTGGCCAGCTTCGTCGAGCGTGCCCTGGGCCAGCCGCATATCGAACGGATCACCGGCGCGGCGGTGCATTCGGGCGCCGGCTTCTATTACCAGCCGACCCTGCTGGCCGGCTGCCGGCAGCAGGATGAAATCGTCCAGCGCGAAGTGTTCGGCCCGGTGGTCACCGTCACCCGTTTCGACGAGCTGGCGCAGGCGGTGGAGTGGGCCAACGACTCCGAATACGGCCTGGCCTCGTCGGTCTGGACCCAGAACCTGGACAAGGCCATGCAGGTGGCGGCCCGCCTGCAATACGGCTGCACCTGGATCAACAGCCATTTCATGCTGGCCAGCGAAATGCCCCACGGCGGCTTGAAACGCTCCGGCTACGGCAAGGACCTGTCCAGCGATTCGCTGCAGGACTACAGCGTGGTGCGCCACATCATGGCCCGCCACGGCAATGACCTGGAATAA
- a CDS encoding LysR family transcriptional regulator, translating into MMTLRQIRHFIAVAETGSISSAAQAVFISQSTLTLAIQQLEQEIGVSLFNRHAKGMTLTHQGHQFLRQAHLILATVDNAKRSLQQSTDQVAGQLIVGVTSLVAGYYLADLLTRFQRAYPNVEIRVMEDERPYIEHLLVSGEIDVGVLILSNLEDRHALQTEVLTHSPHRLWLPAQHPLLEHDSINLADVAREPLIQLNVDEMDRNAQRLWSGAGLQPRITLRTASTEAVRSLVAAGLGVSIQPDMTYRPWSLEGDIIEARPIADLSQTLDVGLAWRRGTARPALVDPFLTVAREQPHGGRKPSI; encoded by the coding sequence ATGATGACCCTGCGCCAGATCCGTCACTTCATCGCCGTGGCCGAGACCGGCTCGATCTCGTCCGCCGCCCAGGCGGTGTTCATTTCCCAGTCGACCCTGACCCTGGCGATCCAGCAGCTCGAACAGGAAATCGGCGTCAGCCTGTTCAACCGCCACGCCAAGGGCATGACCCTGACCCACCAGGGCCACCAGTTCCTGCGCCAGGCGCACCTGATCCTGGCCACGGTCGACAACGCCAAGCGCAGCCTGCAACAGAGCACCGACCAGGTGGCCGGCCAGTTGATCGTCGGCGTGACCAGCCTGGTCGCCGGTTACTACCTGGCGGACTTGCTCACGCGTTTCCAGCGTGCCTACCCCAATGTGGAAATCCGCGTGATGGAGGATGAGCGCCCGTACATCGAGCACCTGCTGGTCAGCGGCGAAATCGACGTCGGGGTGTTGATCCTCTCCAACCTCGAGGACCGCCACGCCCTGCAAACCGAAGTGCTGACCCACTCCCCTCACCGCCTGTGGCTGCCCGCCCAGCATCCGCTGCTGGAACACGACAGCATCAACCTGGCGGATGTCGCCCGCGAGCCGCTGATCCAGCTCAACGTCGATGAAATGGACCGCAACGCCCAGCGCCTGTGGTCCGGCGCCGGCCTGCAGCCGCGCATCACCTTGCGCACCGCCTCCACCGAAGCGGTGCGCAGCCTGGTGGCGGCCGGGCTCGGGGTATCGATCCAGCCGGACATGACCTATCGCCCCTGGTCGCTGGAGGGCGACATCATCGAAGCCCGGCCCATCGCCGACCTCAGCCAGACCCTCGACGTCGGCCTGGCCTGGCGCCGCGGCACGGCGCGCCCGGCGCTGGTGGACCCGTTCCTGACCGTGGCCCGCGAACAGCCCCACGGCGGGCGCAAGCCATCTATTTAA
- a CDS encoding tellurite resistance TerB family protein — protein sequence MNTRGLLDQLLKSGQELLQNKASGADKGALGGLLGGGSGGLGSLLSGAGGGALAAGAMGLLLGNKKARKFGGKALTYGGLAALGVIAYKAYGNWQAQQAGAPKSEPQTLDRLPAQQVEQHSQAILKALVAAAKADGHIDERERALIEGEFTKLDNDQALQHWLHAELNKPLDPADVARAAGTPEMAAEMYVASVMLVDEENFMEKAYLDELSRQLKLEPGLKLELEKQVRQASL from the coding sequence ATGAACACCCGTGGATTGCTCGATCAATTGCTCAAGTCCGGCCAGGAGCTGTTGCAGAACAAGGCATCCGGTGCCGACAAGGGGGCGCTGGGCGGGTTGCTCGGCGGCGGTTCCGGCGGGCTCGGCAGCCTGTTGTCCGGGGCTGGTGGCGGAGCGTTGGCCGCCGGCGCCATGGGCTTGCTGCTGGGCAATAAAAAAGCCCGCAAATTCGGGGGCAAGGCGCTGACCTATGGCGGCCTGGCGGCATTGGGCGTGATCGCCTACAAGGCCTACGGCAACTGGCAGGCGCAGCAGGCCGGTGCGCCGAAAAGCGAGCCGCAGACCCTCGACCGCCTGCCCGCGCAGCAGGTCGAGCAACACAGCCAGGCGATCCTCAAGGCGCTGGTGGCCGCAGCCAAGGCCGATGGCCATATCGACGAGCGCGAGCGCGCCCTGATCGAAGGTGAGTTCACCAAGCTGGACAACGACCAGGCGCTGCAGCACTGGTTGCATGCCGAACTCAACAAACCCTTGGATCCGGCGGATGTGGCGCGGGCCGCCGGCACGCCGGAAATGGCCGCCGAAATGTACGTCGCCAGCGTGATGCTGGTGGATGAGGAAAACTTCATGGAAAAGGCCTACCTGGATGAGCTGTCGCGTCAGCTCAAGCTGGAGCCGGGGTTGAAACTCGAACTGGAAAAGCAGGTGCGCCAGGCCAGTCTTTGA
- a CDS encoding methyl-accepting chemotaxis protein, whose translation MKNWTLRQRILASFAVIITIMLLMVIASYSRLLKIEAGENRMRSDAIPGVYFSSMIRGSWVDSFLHTQEIIGLNEGKGVSAKDEADFKSFEQRLQKYMDSYKGTLRAEKDRQEFDEFEKRHQEFLRIQATVLDLHRRNQEAEAVRVFHDQLTPTWIAGRMKLNDIIDENKGVADSAASQIDDAVAEAKVTMGVSLLVAVLAAGLCGLLLMRAIMAPMNRIVKILDVMRTGDLTSRLNLERKDEFGAVETGFNDMMTELNSLVSQAQRSSVQVTTSVTEIAATSKQQQATATETAATTTEIGATSREIAATSRDLVRTMTEVSSAADQASVLAGSGQQGLARMEETMHSVMGAADLVNAKLAILNEKAGNINQVVVTIVKVADQTNLLSLNAAIEAEKAGEYGRGFAVVATEVRRLADQTAVATYDIEQMVREIQSAVSAGVMGMDKFSEEVRRGMAEVQQVGEQLSQIIHQVQALAPRVLMVNEGMQAQATGAEQINHALVQLGDASSQTVESLRQASFAIDELSQVAVGLRSGVSRFKV comes from the coding sequence GTGAAGAACTGGACGTTGCGCCAACGCATTTTGGCGAGCTTTGCGGTGATTATCACCATCATGCTGCTGATGGTCATAGCCTCGTACTCCCGCTTGTTGAAGATCGAGGCCGGCGAAAACCGCATGCGTTCCGATGCCATTCCCGGGGTCTATTTCAGTTCGATGATTCGCGGTTCGTGGGTCGACAGTTTCCTGCATACCCAGGAAATCATTGGCCTGAACGAAGGCAAGGGTGTGAGTGCCAAGGATGAGGCCGACTTCAAAAGCTTCGAGCAACGCCTGCAGAAATACATGGACAGCTACAAGGGAACGCTTCGCGCTGAGAAAGACCGGCAGGAGTTCGACGAGTTTGAAAAACGCCACCAGGAATTTCTCAGGATTCAGGCCACGGTCCTGGATCTGCATCGGCGTAATCAGGAAGCCGAGGCTGTCCGCGTATTCCATGACCAGTTGACGCCCACCTGGATCGCCGGTCGGATGAAACTCAACGACATCATCGACGAGAACAAGGGGGTCGCCGATTCGGCCGCCTCGCAGATCGACGATGCGGTGGCCGAGGCCAAGGTCACCATGGGCGTTTCCCTGCTGGTGGCGGTGCTGGCGGCGGGCCTGTGCGGCCTGTTGCTGATGCGCGCGATCATGGCGCCGATGAACCGTATCGTGAAGATCCTCGACGTCATGCGCACGGGCGATCTGACCAGCCGCCTGAACCTGGAGCGCAAGGACGAATTCGGCGCCGTGGAAACCGGCTTCAACGACATGATGACCGAGCTCAACTCCCTGGTGTCCCAGGCGCAGCGCTCCTCGGTCCAGGTCACCACCTCGGTCACCGAGATTGCCGCCACCTCCAAGCAGCAACAGGCCACCGCCACCGAGACCGCGGCAACCACCACCGAAATCGGCGCCACTTCCAGAGAGATCGCCGCGACTTCCCGGGACCTGGTACGCACCATGACCGAAGTCTCCAGCGCCGCCGACCAGGCTTCGGTGCTGGCCGGTTCCGGCCAGCAGGGCCTGGCGCGAATGGAAGAAACCATGCATTCGGTGATGGGCGCGGCCGACCTGGTCAACGCCAAGCTGGCGATCCTCAATGAGAAGGCCGGCAACATCAACCAGGTGGTGGTGACCATCGTCAAGGTCGCCGACCAGACCAACCTGCTGTCGCTCAACGCCGCGATCGAAGCCGAGAAGGCCGGCGAGTACGGGCGCGGTTTTGCCGTGGTGGCCACCGAAGTGCGGCGCCTGGCGGACCAGACTGCGGTCGCCACCTACGATATCGAGCAAATGGTCCGGGAGATCCAGTCGGCGGTCTCGGCCGGGGTCATGGGCATGGACAAGTTCTCCGAAGAAGTGCGCCGCGGCATGGCCGAGGTGCAGCAGGTTGGCGAGCAGTTGTCGCAGATCATCCATCAGGTCCAGGCCCTGGCGCCGCGGGTGTTGATGGTCAACGAGGGCATGCAGGCCCAGGCCACCGGTGCCGAGCAGATCAACCACGCCCTGGTGCAACTGGGCGATGCCAGCAGCCAGACCGTCGAGTCGCTGCGCCAGGCCAGTTTCGCCATCGATGAACTGAGCCAGGTGGCGGTGGGGCTGCGCAGCGGCGTCTCGCGTTTCAAAGTCTGA
- a CDS encoding chemotaxis protein CheW: MNELVAKGGAGTATKDALFLVFRIGTERYALQAVEVVEVLPRLQLKPIPRAPSWVAGVFAHRGAVVPVLDLSALTFGQPAQERTSTRLVLVHYRPQAAQPARLLGLILEQATDTLRCNPQDFKAYGLDNRNAPYLGPVYEDAQGLLQWVRVDDLLDTEVRALLFPSPPLDPALLGESS; this comes from the coding sequence ATGAACGAGCTCGTAGCGAAAGGCGGCGCAGGGACGGCGACCAAGGACGCGCTGTTCCTGGTGTTCCGCATCGGCACCGAACGTTACGCCTTGCAGGCCGTCGAGGTGGTCGAGGTATTGCCGCGCCTGCAACTCAAGCCGATTCCCCGGGCACCGTCCTGGGTGGCCGGGGTCTTTGCCCATCGCGGCGCGGTGGTGCCGGTGCTCGACCTGAGCGCCCTGACCTTTGGCCAGCCGGCGCAGGAGCGCACCAGCACCCGCCTGGTGCTGGTGCATTACCGCCCGCAGGCGGCACAGCCCGCGCGGTTGTTGGGGCTGATCCTCGAGCAGGCCACCGATACCCTGCGGTGCAACCCGCAGGACTTCAAGGCGTACGGCCTGGATAACCGCAATGCGCCGTACCTGGGGCCGGTCTACGAAGACGCCCAGGGCCTGCTGCAATGGGTGCGGGTCGACGATCTGCTGGATACCGAGGTGCGTGCGCTGCTGTTTCCCTCGCCGCCGCTGGATCCGGCGTTGCTCGGGGAGTCGTCATGA
- a CDS encoding CheR family methyltransferase, translated as MSSDQRFFDFLKERIGLDVASVGPAIIERAVRQRSIAQQAPSTDHYWQTLQGSRDEQQALIEAVIVPETWFFRYPESFATLAKLALSRLAQLKGMRALRILSLPCSTGEEPYSIAMALFDAGLAPHQFKVDGFDVSPLSVERARQAVYGKNSFRGQHSDFRERHFTAEDERYSLSERVREQVRLQVGNLLDPTLLANEPPYDFVFCRNLLIYFDQPTQRQVFEVLKRLTHVEGVLFIGPAEGSLLGRLGMRSIGIAQSFAFSRHNEPEPTPAPAFVPSALPVRQPVRSIAPPVRTRPFASAVASQRPAPVRPASDATTLLASIATLANEGKSAEARAACEHYLDTHEPVAQVFYWLGLLSDVAGSALEAQGFYRKALYLDPQHAEALAHLAALLASQGDVAGARRLQERAARSGRAADSERKS; from the coding sequence ATGAGCAGCGACCAGCGATTTTTCGATTTTCTCAAGGAGCGCATCGGCCTCGACGTGGCCTCGGTGGGGCCGGCGATCATCGAGCGCGCGGTGCGCCAGCGCAGCATCGCCCAGCAGGCGCCCAGCACCGACCATTACTGGCAGACCCTGCAAGGCTCGCGCGATGAACAGCAGGCCCTGATCGAGGCGGTGATCGTTCCGGAAACCTGGTTTTTCCGTTACCCGGAGTCCTTCGCGACCCTGGCCAAACTCGCCCTCTCGCGCCTTGCCCAGCTCAAGGGCATGCGCGCATTGCGCATCCTCAGCCTGCCATGCTCCACTGGCGAAGAGCCGTACTCGATTGCCATGGCCCTGTTCGACGCCGGGCTCGCTCCCCATCAATTCAAGGTCGATGGCTTCGATGTCAGCCCGCTGTCGGTCGAGCGGGCCAGGCAGGCGGTGTACGGCAAGAACTCCTTTCGTGGCCAGCACAGCGATTTTCGCGAGCGGCACTTCACCGCCGAAGATGAGCGCTACAGCCTCAGCGAGCGGGTGCGCGAGCAGGTGCGCCTGCAGGTCGGCAACTTGCTGGACCCGACCTTGCTGGCCAATGAGCCGCCCTACGATTTTGTCTTCTGTCGCAACCTGCTGATCTATTTCGATCAGCCGACCCAGCGCCAGGTGTTCGAAGTGCTCAAGCGCCTGACTCACGTTGAAGGCGTGCTGTTCATCGGCCCGGCCGAAGGCAGCCTGCTGGGCCGCCTGGGCATGCGCTCGATCGGCATTGCCCAGTCCTTTGCCTTCAGCCGGCATAACGAACCCGAGCCCACGCCGGCACCGGCCTTTGTCCCGAGCGCATTGCCGGTGCGCCAGCCGGTGCGCAGTATCGCGCCGCCCGTGCGCACCCGGCCGTTTGCCAGTGCCGTGGCGAGCCAGCGCCCCGCACCGGTCAGGCCGGCCAGCGACGCCACGACCCTGCTGGCGAGCATCGCCACCCTGGCCAACGAAGGCAAAAGCGCCGAGGCCCGGGCGGCGTGCGAGCACTACCTGGACACCCACGAGCCGGTGGCGCAGGTGTTCTATTGGCTGGGGCTGCTCAGCGACGTGGCGGGCAGCGCCCTGGAAGCCCAGGGTTTCTATCGCAAGGCCCTGTACCTGGACCCGCAGCACGCCGAAGCGCTGGCGCACCTGGCCGCCTTGCTGGCCTCCCAGGGCGACGTCGCCGGTGCCCGTCGATTGCAGGAGCGTGCGGCCCGCAGCGGCCGTGCAGCAGACAGTGAGCGTAAATCATGA
- a CDS encoding chemotaxis protein CheW encodes MSGSVSLNLTHDDAQAIDDCWNRIGIHGDKSCPLLAGHVHCRNCSVYSAAATRLLDRYALQQARHEHAMAVEADTDVVTRSLLMFRVGEEWLGIATRCLVEVAPLQPIHSLPHQRSRALLGVANVRGALVACLSLVELLGLDTTGTVVSGARVIPRMLIIAAQGGPVVVPVDEVEGIHAIDERTLNAAAVSGPQASAKYTRGVLQWKGRSLRWLDEEQLLSAVTRSLT; translated from the coding sequence ATGAGCGGCTCTGTTTCGTTGAACCTGACCCACGACGATGCGCAGGCCATCGACGATTGCTGGAACCGCATCGGTATCCATGGCGACAAGAGTTGCCCGTTGCTGGCCGGGCATGTGCATTGCCGCAACTGCTCGGTGTATTCCGCCGCGGCCACCCGTCTGCTCGACCGCTATGCGTTGCAGCAGGCGCGCCATGAGCACGCGATGGCGGTCGAGGCCGATACGGATGTCGTCACCCGTTCGTTATTGATGTTCCGCGTGGGCGAGGAGTGGCTGGGTATTGCCACCCGTTGCCTGGTGGAAGTGGCGCCGCTGCAACCGATCCATTCCTTGCCGCACCAGCGCTCGCGGGCCTTGCTGGGCGTGGCGAATGTGCGTGGCGCGCTGGTGGCCTGCCTGTCGTTGGTGGAACTGCTGGGGCTGGACACCACCGGCACGGTCGTGTCGGGCGCGCGGGTCATTCCGCGCATGCTGATCATCGCCGCCCAGGGCGGGCCGGTGGTGGTGCCGGTGGACGAGGTGGAGGGCATCCATGCCATCGACGAGCGCACCCTGAACGCCGCCGCGGTTTCCGGTCCGCAGGCCAGTGCCAAGTACACCCGTGGCGTCCTGCAATGGAAGGGCCGCAGCCTGCGTTGGCTGGATGAAGAGCAGTTGCTGTCTGCCGTGACCCGGAGCCTGACATGA